One genomic region from Rosa rugosa chromosome 1, drRosRugo1.1, whole genome shotgun sequence encodes:
- the LOC133712497 gene encoding large ribosomal subunit protein eL28z-like, whose translation MATVPGQLIWEIVKKNNSFLVKQFGRSHAGVRFSKEPNNLCNLHSYKHSGLANKKTVSIQPGGKDQSVVLATTKTRKQNKPASLVHKSVMRKEFPRMAKAVTNQVVDNFYRPDLKKAALARLSVVYRSLKVSKSGAKKRNRQAVRMYGRQ comes from the exons ATGGCCACCGTTCCAGGGCAGCTGATCTGGGAGATCGTCAAGAAGAACAACTCTTTCTTGGTCAAGCAGTTCGGTCGGAGCCACGCCGGCGTCCGCTTCAGCAAGGAGCCTAACAACCTCTGCAACCTCCACTCCTACAAGCACTCCG GTTTGGCGAACAAGAAGACTGTGAGTATTCAGCCCGGAGGCAAAGACCAGTCGGTGGTGCTCGCCACCACTAAGACCAGGAAGCAGAACAAGCCGGCCAGTCTGGTTCACAAGTCTGTCATGAGGAAGGAGTTTCCTCGCATGGCCAAGGCTGTTACCAATCAG GTGGTTGATAACTTCTACAGACCAGATTTGAAGAAAGCAGCCCTTGCTAGGCTCAGTGTGGTTTACAGGAGTCTCAAGGTGTCAAAATCTGGTGCCAAGAAGAGGAATAGGCAGGCTGTTAGAATGTACGGAAGGCAGTGA